From Anopheles funestus chromosome 3RL, idAnoFuneDA-416_04, whole genome shotgun sequence, a single genomic window includes:
- the LOC125768100 gene encoding pro-resilin: MKFLCVAVCLAVMCVESLAQNNQYLPPDKGYAYDKPNQPFPSSPQPQNVPRPQPTPGRPAPSYGPPAQDDHHHEPGMPFDFQYNVNDIETQNDYSHKAASDGDVTRGEYRVQLPDGRTQIVRYTADWKNGYNAEVSYEGEAKYPEGPGQGGANAGGYKY; the protein is encoded by the exons ATGAAATTTCTG TGTGTTGCTGTTTGTCTTGCCGTAATGTGCGTTGAATCACTAGCACAAAACAATCAGTACCTGCCCCCAGACAAAGGTTATGCCTACGACAAACCGAATCAGCCATTCCCATCTTCCCCCCAACCTCAGAATGTTCCTCGACCACAGCCCACTCCAGGTCGTCCGGCACCATCTTATGGTCCTCCTGCCCAGGATGAT CACCATCACGAACCTGGAATGCCTTTCGATTTTCAATATAATGTGAATGACATTGAAACACAAAATGATTACTCTCATAAAGCAGCAAGTGACGGTGACGTGACACGTGGCGAGTACCGTGTTCAGCTACCTGACGGACGTACGCAAATTGTGCGCTACACTGCTGACTGGAAGAATGGCTACAATGCTGAG GTATCGTACGAAGGGGAAGCAAAATATCCCGAAGGACCTGGTCAGGGTGGTGCGAATGCCGGTGGATACAAATACTAG
- the LOC125768091 gene encoding histidine-rich glycoprotein-like, whose translation MLKLIKCASVPKHCCYFLLVSVIMRVKAEAPINSYLPPAHGHGHGGEGGHHDDHHTDLVPPSSSYGTPDSSYGPPHHQSGFHPDHHEYEDHHDHHDNHDDSGSFEDEPAKYEFSYEVDDEDADLSFGHEEMRDGDYTTGKYNVLLPDGRRQIVEYEADHKGYRPKITYEGGDEHPHHHDHPHEHGHEHGHDGYPKETPHTQLGYPRESHHDFEHNGIGHGSNEYDSHGHDNGHSRADHGIHDSHRGYDSNAHENHGNGHGHGHGHGHNGHNSHNGHHHNGHNGHHRRRSSNINNHQHSSNHHNSNNHRHNGYH comes from the exons AtgctaaaattaataaaatgtgCAAGTGTGCCAAAG CATTGCTGCTATTTTCTGTTGGTTTCTGTAATTATGAGAGTTAAGGCCGAGGCTCCAATCAACTCATACTTACCGCCCGCTCATGGTCATGGTCACGGTGGAGAAGGTGGGCATCATGACGATCACCATACGGATTTAGTACCACCATCGAGCAGCTATGGAACTCCCGATTCAAGTTACGGTCCCCCTCATCATCAGTCTGGGTTTCATCCAGATCATCACGAGTACGAAGACCATCACGATCACCATGATAACCACGATGATAGCGGATCCTTTGAAGAT GAACCGGCCAAGTATGAGTTTAGCTACGAAGTCGATGACGAAGATGCTGATCTGTCTTTCGGTCATGAAGAAATGCGTGATGGAGACTACACCACTGGAAAATATAATGTGTTACTTCCTGATGGTCGTCGACAG ATTGTAGAGTACGAGGCAGATCACAAGGGATATAGACCGAAGATAACCTACGAAGGAGGAGATGAACATCcgcatcatcatgatcatccTCATGAGCACGGACACGAGCATGGACATGATGGGTACCCAAAGGAAACTCCACATACACAACTTGGTTACCCTAGGGAATCACATCACGATTTCGAGCATAACGGTATTGGACATGGCTCGAATGAGTACGACTCGCATGGCCACGATAATGGACATAGTCGAGCTGATCACGGAATTCACGACAGCCATCGGGGCTATGATAGCAATGCTCACGAGAACCATGGAAACGGACATGGTCATGGACACGGGCACGGACATAACGGTCACAACAGTCATAATGGGCATCACCATAACGGACATAATGGTCACCACCGCAGAAGAAGCAGCAATATTAACAACCACCAACACTCCTCGAATCACCATAACAGCAATAATCATCGTCACAATGGCTATCACTAG